One genomic segment of Vulpes lagopus strain Blue_001 chromosome 9, ASM1834538v1, whole genome shotgun sequence includes these proteins:
- the GML gene encoding glycosyl-phosphatidylinositol-anchored molecule-like protein gives MRAKHARPWATAGGSPEHRVETSSQTPQQTCRISYSQSSRAGLNVRELLVYKNCTYNCTFLYRSQEPPEAIRMMKTNSFYFVRCCNSMTCNEGGPTNLERDIIPDYPIEEELEGAVRLGESTFLLSVASILVSNTLT, from the exons ATGAGAGCGAAGCACGCACGACCGTGGGCCACAGCAGGGGGATCTCCCGAGCACAGAGTAGAGACAAGCAGCCAGACGCCACAGCAGACATGCAGGATTTCATATTCACAAAGTTCCAGAGCAG GTTTGAATGTTCGGGAACTCCTCGTTTACAAGAACTGTACCTACAACTGCACGTTCCTATACCGATCTCAAGAACCTCCTGAAGCCATTAGAATGATGAAAACTAACAGTTTCTACTTTGTTCGTTGTTGTAATTCTATGACTTGCAATGAGGGGGGACCTACCAATTTGGAGAGGGACATCATCCCGGACTACCCAATTGAGGAAGAGTTAGAAGGAGCCGTGCGCCTGGGGGAGTCCACATTTCTCCTGAGCGTTGCTTCCATCCTAGTCAGCAACACACTGACCTGA